A section of the Triplophysa dalaica isolate WHDGS20190420 chromosome 8, ASM1584641v1, whole genome shotgun sequence genome encodes:
- the LOC130427107 gene encoding taste receptor type 2 member 8-like produces MSSFIVEMSPLAFAIVNVPVSVTTSLMNMFFVYCMFSSDGSEKGLKPPLNVLVGSLIGCNLLLNICNLVFVIYKTVYVPLWAYIASCALILYAMRTSFTASLGLNVIYYFQIVPARHPCLIWVKTHIKLFMYCMLVFDRIFFSFGFILQVVPGRVFISAADYNSSSILTSRGLILRYYLTLTDFWLRCCYCFICLGIMVASNTSTALYLWKHVKSMENSSSLTALHYRKQKRVTVLSIIQTVLFFVSSGWLITDELMFRFNINFNPTGHVLFSIVAFYAFGTSIILGVGQSKFRLRAVDIVKKIGRIVLRSNLNVGDGNVNFRLGDTGKG; encoded by the coding sequence ATGAGTTCCTTCATTGTTGAAATGAGTCCGTTGGCATTTGCCATAGTGAATGTGCCTGTTTCTGTCACCACATCCCTgatgaacatgttttttgtctACTGCATGTTTTCTTCGGACGGATCAGAAAAGGGCCTAAAGCCTCCTCTGAATGTCTTGGTCGGATCTCTTATTGGGTGCAACCTGCTTCTGAACATCTGTAATCTTGTGTTTGTGATCTATAAAACCGTGTACGTGCCTTTATGGGCATACATTGCTTCATGTGCCCTTATTCTGTATGCCATGAGGACCAGTTTCACTGCCTCTCTCGGCCTCAATGTGATTTATTACTTTCAGATTGTTCCTGCCCGGCACCCTTGTTTGATCTGGGTGAAGACGCACATCAAACTCTTCATGTATTGCATGTTGGTCTTTGACAGAATCTTCTTTTcatttggatttattttacaagTTGTCCCAGGAAGAGTTTTTATTTCTGCGGCGGACTATAATTCATCGAGCATCTTGACCAGTAGAGGTCTAATACTGCGGTATTATCTGACACTGACAGACTTCTGGCTTAGATGTTGCTATTGTTTCATTTGTCTCGGCATTATGGTGGCATCCAACACCTCCACGGCTCTCTACCTATGGAAGCATGTGAAGAGCATGGAGAACTCTAGTTCTTTGACTGCTCTTCATTACCGGAAGCAGAAGAGAGTGACTGTACTGAGCATTATCCAAACAGTGCTTTTCTTTGTCTCCTCAGGCTGGCTGATAACAGATGAACTCATGTTTCGCTTTAATATCAATTTTAATccaactggtcatgtgctgtttTCTATTGTGGCATTTTATGCTTTTGGTACATCCATCATTTTAGGTGTTGGTCAGTCAAAATTTAGGCTTCGGGCTGTAGATATAGTGAAAAAAATCGGTCGAATAGTCTTACGGAGTAACCTGAATGTGGGTGATGGAAACGTAAACTTTCGTCTCGGTGATACCGGAAAGGGTTAA
- the slc12a8 gene encoding solute carrier family 12 member 8, producing the protein MCPQAREIFLEDAQGSQSNAQPWWKVQLFVWEPVLFGTWDGVFTTCMINIFGVVLFLRTGWLVGNTGVLLGMLLVSLVVLVALVTVMSGIGVSECCSVGNGGVYSMVSNVLGGRVGGTVGLLYVFGQCVAGAMYITGFAESIAQVLSLQSVWAVRGISVAVLLALLGINLAGVKWIIRLQLVLLAVLAMSTLDFVIGTFSHLDPEHGFVGYSEELLHKNTLPDYTTGETFFTVFGVFFPAATGVLAGFNMSSDLQRPEHSIPVGTLAAVFVSWFLYLVFVFLLGAICTREALRYDFLIAEKVSLVGFLFLLGLYISSLASCMGGLYGAPRILQCIAQERVIPALGFLEKGRGANKTPLAAICLTSLISMAFIFIGQVNVLAPIVTINFMLTYSVIDYCYFCVVKSYDLQVQQGKMPIKRSSSRKTLVSSSHPSYGSEGAISEPMNGTLLEFTKDMNQIFTMTTTDNVEDQRASIPISKGRGRKSKIPAKETLLNSFGLDLNSNAQLEKGKGERLPEQSIGFDDDIGSQIGFMESDLTRVDKRKQSLPNSGSAELEQLPREHIDRTGPEPSLEGSEIKSIQGSVYEKFCNHWVSLIGALSSLMIMFVIQWMYALVNITVALILFLYIGKASPGLPTGAAARFSFFRWFKISLSNLGRKGALQDQIVVTPSLSSVGMETKQLTEENADFALRDRYHHSSFITTTDKMVHP; encoded by the exons ATGTGCCCACAGGCTCGAGAAATATTCCTTGAAGATGCTCAG GGTTCCCAGAGTAATGCTCAACCATGGTGGAAGGTGCAGCTCTTTGTCTGGGAACCAGTTCTGTTTGGCACCTGGGATGGAGTTTTCACCACCTGCATGATCAACATTTTCGGAGTTGTGCTCTTTTTACGGACTGGCTGGCTTGTG GGTAACACAGGGGTTTTGCTGGGCATGCTTCTGGTGTCACTGGTCGTATTGGTCGCCTTGGTTACAGTGATGTCTGGCATAGGGGTGTCTGAGTGCTGCAGCGTGGGCAACGGTGGGGTTTACTCCATGGTGTCGAATGTGCTCGGAGGAAGAGTCGGAGGAACTGTGGGGCTTTTGTACGTGTTTGGACAG TGTGTCGCTGGAGCTATGTACATCACAGGTTTTGCAGAGTCCATCGCTCAGGTGTTGAGTTTACAGAGCGTGTGGGCAGTGAGGGGGATTTCTGTGGCCGTTCTGTTGGCCCTGCTTGGGATTAACCTGGCCGGGGTTAAATGGATCATACGTCTTCAGTTGGTTCTGCTGGCTGTATTGGCTATGTCCACTCTGGATTTTGTAATCGGGACATTTAGTCATCTAGATCCAG AGCATGGGTTCGTTGGCTATTCGGAGGAACTGCTGCATAAGAACACCCTGCCAGACTACACGACTGGCGAGACTTTCTTCACTGTGTTTGGGGTTTTCTTTCCTGCGGCGACAG GTGTGTTGGCAGGATTCAACATGAGCTCAGATCTCCAGAGACCTGAACACAGCATCCCTGTGGGAACTCTGGCTGCTGTCTTCGTCTC GTGGTTCCTGTATCTCGTCTTTGTGTTCTTGCTGGGAGCCATTTGCACCAGAGAGGCACTGCGTTATGATTTCTTGATAGCGGAAAAG GTCTCCTTGGTTGGTTTCCTGTTTTTGCTGGGTCTCTACATCTCCTCCCTGGCCTCCTGCATGGGCGGCCTGTATGGAGCACCCAGGATCCTCCAGTGTATCGCCCAGGAGAGAGTCATCCCAGCTCTCGGGTTTCTTGAGAAAGGG CGAGGAGCCAATAAGACTCCTTTGGCTGCCATCTGTCTGACCAGTTTAATCTCCATGGCCTTCATCTTCATCGGCCAGGTCAATGTCTTGGCTCCCATCGTCACCATCAACTTCATGCTGACATACAGCGTAATTGACTATTGCTACTTCTGTGTGGTGAAAAGCTATGATCTGCAGGTCCAGCAAGGGAAGATGCCAATCAAAAGATCGAGCTCCAGGAAAACGCTTGTGTCCAGCTCTCACCCCTCTTACGGCAGCGAAGGAGCCATTAGTGAACCTATGAACGGCACGTTATTGGAGTTCACCAAAGACATGAACCAGATATTTACAATGACCACCACAGACAATGTTGAAGATCAGAGAGCGTCTATTCCTATCTCTAAAGGCAGAGGCAGGAAATCAAAGATTCCAGCTAAAGAAACACTGCTGAACAGTTTTGGGTTGGACTTGAACAGTAATGCACAGTTAGAGAAAGGGAAAGGTGAGAGACTGCCAGAACAATCTATTGGATTTGATGATGATATCGGGAGCCAGATAGGATTTATGGAGTCTGACCTTACAAGAGTAGACAAGAGGAAACAGTCCTTGCCTAATTCTGGCTCGGCAGAACTTGAACAGCTCCCAAGAGAGCATATAGACAGGACTG GGCCAGAACCAAGCCTTGAAGGATCGGAAATCAAATCAATTCAAGGTTCAGTCTATGAAAAGTTTTGTAACCACTGGGTTTCGTTAATTGGT GCATTGAGCTCTCTTATGATAATGTTTGTCATCCAGTGGATGTACGCCTTGGTGAACATTACAGTAGCACTTATCCTCTTCCTCTACATTGGAAAAGCGAGCCCAGGTTTGCCAACAG GTGCAGCAGCACGTTTCAGCTTCTTCAGGTGGTTCAAGATCTCTCTGAGTAATTTGGGAAG GAAAGGGGCCCTTCAGGATCAGATCGTGGTGACACCCTCTTTGTCCTCTGTTGGCATGGAGACCAAGCAGCTGACAGAAGAAAATGCAGACTTTGCCCTTCGCGATCGGTACCATCACTCCTCCTTCATCACCACCACAGACAAGATGGTCCATCCTTAG
- the heg1 gene encoding LOW QUALITY PROTEIN: protein HEG (The sequence of the model RefSeq protein was modified relative to this genomic sequence to represent the inferred CDS: inserted 2 bases in 2 codons), whose amino-acid sequence MVAFTMETCARRRAQRVTFTVFLLVLNATIVESFSTDADTDIPLSTETVAARTTGLKQTTTWPDMGAAATTVDLEEMTDVPASVSITGARAGKTCGPRASFHISTNTADWTTQKTSDDTTGHLLSNHELTHNATAQWEGPSEASYGSSSFPALTEKHLLVTETRTVQDIPVTDQRKHYADTDRTDSISRTDSTYVSTTSRVGERTLLSVTSNSTSLYTNDSDTSETVSQTLSWEEGTSGATQGREKNVSVVSTTIDQTELTTEDHXSTSATQGQFTETEGARVSQGTESQTRQPFVTRQRFEQSENPNSTLPFTMTDNGKAETDVTYVSSETSYTETRDSVSSSPPFTTGEHNVSSTTQQNRETTVTDSMDTGADTEFSTGSVSSTSREEPKGPSTRTMEDTTVQVLTTAPPAFLDVSTTADDLFSRFSTQQPPIIPKSDDPTNTEVVSSSAVPATQRPQITEEATYETSTLDISTSTTVTAPVTTRQLQASTTPPAETEHTTLATTNTAHMLETTASSTTKRLPTSPTGKTQAPSTSGSADVTTLHLETSTATPGNTTAHDRHTTTPYSKITPTSGTVVFTTRSHTDKETTEMGVTTTHMPTRTTPSPGPVCGPDTCANGGHCVRTAEASLHCQCLPAWTGPSCTVDVNECVNSPCPHGSVCVNTGGSFSCECALGFDLEDGRSCTQVKTFLGTFTVNNSMHLRSSNLHELHREILQLLNASLSIFHGYRRSILSKKDGDLVQISAVNMFSLSANVTSTDIDNSIQMSLSNCSRTYSHCTIKLQHQLSYHVESLCLTQKTKCDPQYSVCSDVSGTPSCQCLPGYFKKNLGDMTCRDCGDGLKLVNGKCVECMFGFGGFNCSNFYKLIAVVVSPAGGALXLIVIIALIVTCCRKDKNDINKIIFKSGDLQMSPYAEFPKSNRVSMEWGRETIEMQENGSTKNLLQMTDIYYSPALRNADLERNGLHPFSGLPGSRHSCIYPASWNPSFISDDSRRRDYF is encoded by the exons ATGGTCGCCTTTACGATGGAAACGTGTGCCCGGAGACGCGCTCAACGTGTGACGTTCACTGTATTTTTGCTCGTCCTAAACGCCACGATTGTTGAAAGTTTTTCAACAGATGCGGACACCGATATTCCGTTGAGTACCGAAACTGTTGCTGCTCGAACGACTGGTTTGAAACAAACGACCACTTGGCCGGACATGGGGGCAGCTGCGACGACTGTGGACCTGGAGGAGATGACGGACGTTCCCGCCAGTGTGTCGATAACTGGAGCGCGAGCTGGTAAGACATGCGGTCCACGAGCAT CTTTCCACATCTCCACAAATACAGCGGACTGGACAACTCAGAAGACCTCAGATGATACCACTGGACATCTACTATCAAACCATGAGCTCACCCATAATGCTACTGCCCAATGGGAGGGTCCGTCTGAAGCATCCTATGGCAGCAGTTCTTTTCCAGCCCTCACAGAGAAACACCTGCTCGTGACGGAGACCCGGACAGTGCAAGATATTCCTGTAACGGACCAAAGAAAGCATTACGCTGACACGGACAGGACTGATTCTATTTCTCGCACCGATAGCACCTACGTCTCCACCACCAGCCGAGTTGGAGAGCGCACCCTGCTCTCTGTGACTTCTAACAGCACCTCTCTATACACAAATGACTCGGACACATCTGAGACTGTGTCTCAAACGTTAAGCTGGGAGGAGGGGACGTCAGGTGCCACCCAGGGAAGGGAAAAAAACGTCAGCGTTGTATCTACAACAATTGATCAAACTGAGCTCACAACTGAAGATC AGTCGACCAGTGCAACTCAGGGCCAGTTTACAGAGACCGAGGGGGCAAGGGTGTCTCAAGGCACTGAATCGCAGACGAGACAACCTTTTGTGACACGACAGAGGTTTGAGCAAAGTGAAAACCCAAATTCCACACTACCCTTTACAATGACTGACAATGGTAAAGCGGAAACGGATGTTACGTATGTAAGCAGTGAGACGTCTTACACAGAAACCCGTGACTCTGTGTCTTCATCGCCTCCTTTTACCACCGGTGAACACAATGTCTCCAGTACAACCCAGCAAAACCGTGAAACCACAGTGACTGATTCTATGGATACCGGAGCTGATACAGAGTTCTCGACTGGATCTGTCAGCTCCACTAGCCGTGAGGAACCCAAAGGGCCTTCAACCCGTACAATGGAGGATACTACCGTTCAGGTTTTAACCACCGCACCCCCAGCATTTCTGGATGTATCCACCACAGCCGATGACTTGTTTTCCAGGTTCTCCACTCAACAGCCACCCATCATTCCCAAATCGGATGATCCGACCAACACTGAGGTGGTGTCATCATCTGCTGTCCCGGCAACTCAGAGGCCACAAATTACAGAAGAAGCCACTTACGAGACATCTACTCTTGACATATCCACCAGCACTACCGTGACTGCTCCTGTCACCACACGTCAGCTCCAGGCAAGCACCACCCCACCGGCTGAAACCGAGCACACTACACTCGCTACCACCAACACCGCTCATATGCTGGAGACAACAGCATCTTCCACAACTAAGCGTCTGCCTACCTCTCCCACTGGAAAAACACAGGCGCCCAGTACATCCGGCTCCGCGGACGTCACCACCTTGCACTTAGAAACCAGCACAGCCACGCCAGGGAACACGACGGCACACGACAGACATACAACGACACCCTATAGCAAAATCACTCCGACCAGTGGCACTGTGGTTTTTACCACCAGGAGTCACACAGACAAAGAAACCACAGAGATGGGAGTGACAACCACACATATGCCAACAAGGACAACCCCATCACCAG GTCCTGTGTGTGGGCCTGACACTTGTGCTAATGGAGGCCACTGTGTTAGAACGGCCGAGGCAAGTTTACACTGTCAGTGTCTGCCTGCATGGACTGGACCCTCCTGTACTGTGG ACGTGAATGAGTGTGTCAATAGTCCGTGTCCCCACGGTTCAGTGTGCGTCAACACAGGTGGCTCTTTCAGCTGTGAATGTGCCCTGGGCTTTGACCTGGAGGATGGCCGCAGCTGTACGCAAG TGAAGACATTTTTGGGCACCTTCACAGTCAACAACTCCATGCACCTCAGAAGCTCAAATCTACATGAGCTGCACAGAGAGATCCTACAGCTG cTCAATGcctctctctccatcttccACGGTTACAGACGTTCCATCTTGAGTAAAAA AGATGGAGACCTCGTGCAGATCTCAGCTGTGAACATGTTTTCACTCTCTGCCAACGTAACCAGCACTGACATCGACAACAGCATCCAGATGTCCCTGAGCAACTGCAGCCGGACATACTCGCACTGTACCATAAAACTTCAGCACCAGCTGTCTTATCACG TGGAGAGTTTATGCTTGACCCAGAAGACAAAGTGTGATCCTCAGTACTCTGTGTGCTCGGATGTTAGCGGCACACCGTCCTGCCAGTGCCTTCCAGGATACTTCAAAAAGAACCTAGGGGACATGACCTGCAGAG ACTGTGGAGATGGACTTAAGCTTGTAAATGGAAAATGTGTTGA GTGCATGTTTGGATTTGGAGGATTCAACTGCAGCAATT TCTATAAGTTGATAGCTGTGGTGGTGTCTCCTGCCGGTGGAGCTC CTCTAATTGTCATCATCGCTCTTATAGTCACCTGCTGCAG AAAGGACAAAAACGAcatcaataaaatcatcttcaaAAGCGGAGACCTTCAGATGTCGCCCTACGCAGAGTTTCCTAAGAGTAACCGTGTGTCTATGGAGTGGGGCAGAGAGACCATAGAGATGCAAGAGAACGGCAGCACCAAAAATCTCCTGCAAATGACTGACATCTACTATTCG CCTGCATTGAGAAACGCAGACTTGGAGCGAAACGGTCTGCATCCGTTTTCCGGTCTTCCTGGCTCACGGCATTCCTGCATCTACCCTGCCTCTTGGAATCCTTCCTTCATAAGCGATGATTCACGGCGGAGGGACTACTTTTGA